A window from Azoarcus sp. DD4 encodes these proteins:
- a CDS encoding bacteriohemerythrin, giving the protein MQQMEWTDQFELGLGRMDDTHREFVELYNVLAAATGETFIERLDAFIAHTEAHFDQENRWMEQVNFPGCHRAEHDRVLTVMRDVRQRAARGDLFLGRRLVEELPPWFDNHVGGMDAALAFHLQSIGFDVETGTMSAAAAGSCSGSTASGCACSTSSDATAAA; this is encoded by the coding sequence ATGCAGCAGATGGAATGGACCGATCAGTTCGAGCTCGGCCTGGGGCGGATGGACGATACCCACCGCGAGTTCGTCGAACTCTACAACGTGCTCGCCGCAGCGACGGGAGAGACCTTCATCGAGCGGCTGGATGCCTTCATCGCGCACACCGAAGCGCATTTCGACCAGGAAAACCGCTGGATGGAGCAGGTGAATTTCCCCGGTTGCCATCGCGCCGAGCACGACCGTGTGTTGACGGTGATGCGCGACGTGCGCCAGCGCGCCGCCCGCGGCGACCTCTTCCTCGGCCGCAGGCTGGTCGAGGAACTGCCGCCGTGGTTCGATAATCACGTCGGCGGCATGGATGCCGCGCTCGCCTTTCATCTGCAGAGTATCGGTTTCGACGTGGAAACCGGCACCATGTCCGCCGCCGCTGCCGGGAGCTGTTCCGGATCGACTGCCAGCGGTTGCGCCTGTTCGACGTCGAGCGACGCAACAGCGGCCGCCTGA
- a CDS encoding D-amino acid dehydrogenase: MHVMVLGAGVTGVTTAWYLRKAGFDVSIVDRQAAAGLETSFANGGQISVSHPEPWANPSAPLTALRWLGREDAPLLFRPHAQRDQWQWALSFLFECLPWRTRRNTEAIARLAVHSAERLRELREETGIRYDQLERGILHLFFSAQTFGDAPRRAAELHHLGIAAEVVSAEECVRIEPALAASRAELVGGLYAPDDESGDAHCFTQALAARLPELGVQVHLNTTIERLSSAGGRIDGIEVRDVAGRTGTLSADAYVLCLGSHSRQLMAPLGEHLPIYPVKGYSLTAPVIDPAHAPEVSLTDESRRIVCSRLGDRLRIAGTAELDGYNTTPREERGRMLLEWAQNRFPGAIDPATATLWAGLRPATPGNVPIIGRSAYDKLWYNTGHGTLGWTLACGSAAALAELISGRRPTPDFPFR, translated from the coding sequence ATGCACGTGATGGTCCTGGGCGCCGGCGTCACCGGCGTCACCACCGCCTGGTATCTGCGCAAGGCGGGCTTCGATGTCAGCATCGTCGATCGACAAGCGGCTGCCGGACTTGAAACCAGCTTCGCCAACGGCGGCCAGATTTCCGTCAGCCACCCTGAGCCCTGGGCCAATCCGTCTGCGCCGCTGACCGCCCTGCGCTGGCTTGGCCGCGAGGATGCGCCGCTGCTGTTCCGTCCCCATGCGCAACGCGACCAGTGGCAGTGGGCGCTCAGCTTCCTGTTCGAATGCCTGCCGTGGCGCACCCGCCGCAATACCGAAGCGATCGCCCGGCTGGCCGTGCATAGCGCCGAGCGCCTGCGCGAGCTGCGCGAAGAAACCGGCATTCGCTACGACCAGCTGGAACGCGGCATCCTGCACCTGTTCTTCAGCGCCCAGACCTTTGGCGATGCGCCGCGCCGTGCGGCCGAACTTCATCATCTCGGAATCGCTGCCGAGGTCGTATCGGCAGAAGAATGCGTTCGGATAGAACCTGCGCTCGCGGCCAGCCGGGCCGAGCTTGTCGGCGGCCTTTACGCACCCGACGACGAATCCGGCGACGCGCATTGCTTCACCCAGGCCCTGGCCGCACGCCTGCCCGAACTCGGCGTTCAGGTTCACCTGAACACCACGATAGAACGCCTGTCGTCTGCCGGCGGGCGCATAGACGGCATCGAGGTCCGCGACGTGGCCGGCCGCACCGGCACGCTCTCCGCCGACGCCTACGTGCTGTGCCTCGGCAGCCACAGCCGGCAGCTGATGGCGCCACTCGGCGAACACTTGCCGATCTATCCGGTGAAGGGCTATTCGCTGACGGCGCCGGTCATCGATCCCGCCCACGCACCCGAGGTCAGCCTCACCGACGAATCGCGCCGCATCGTCTGCTCCCGCCTGGGCGATCGCCTGCGGATTGCCGGAACCGCCGAACTGGACGGCTACAACACGACGCCGCGCGAGGAACGCGGCCGGATGCTGCTGGAATGGGCGCAGAACCGCTTCCCCGGCGCCATCGACCCGGCTACGGCAACGCTTTGGGCCGGCCTGCGGCCGGCCACGCCGGGCAACGTCCCCATCATCGGCAGGAGCGCTTACGACAAGCTCTGGTACAACACCGGCCATGGCACGCTCGGCTGGACGCTGGCCTGCGGATCGGCCGCAGCGCTGGCAGAGCTGATTTCCGGACGCCGGCCGACACCCGACTTCCCGTTTCGCTGA
- a CDS encoding class 1 fructose-bisphosphatase has product MRRVTLTQFLIEQQRAGRVSADLRLLIEVVARAVKAIGVNVSKGALAGVLGEAGTDNVQGEAQKKLDVIANEILLQANEWGGHLAAMASEEVETVHQIPFDYPKGGYLLLFDPLDGSSNIDVNISVGTIFSVLRFPEGSTEPTEQSFLQQGKEQVAAGYAVYGPSTQLVLTVGNGVHGFTLDREMGSFIYTHPFMTVPEDTQEFAINASNARFWEAPVKRYVDEMQAGKTGPRGKDFNMRWVASMVADVHRILTRGGVFMYPMDEKCRAQGGKLRLMYEANPMAMLIEQAGGAATTGRERILDVVPTKLHQRVPVILGSKNEVERVTGYHRES; this is encoded by the coding sequence ATGCGTCGTGTCACACTCACCCAATTCCTCATCGAGCAGCAGCGGGCAGGCCGCGTATCGGCCGACCTGCGCCTGCTGATCGAGGTCGTGGCCCGCGCGGTCAAGGCGATCGGCGTCAATGTGTCCAAGGGGGCACTCGCCGGCGTGCTGGGCGAGGCGGGCACCGACAACGTGCAGGGCGAGGCGCAGAAGAAGCTCGACGTGATCGCCAACGAGATCCTGCTGCAGGCCAACGAGTGGGGCGGCCACCTCGCGGCGATGGCGTCCGAGGAGGTGGAAACGGTGCATCAGATCCCCTTCGACTACCCGAAGGGCGGCTACCTGCTGCTGTTCGATCCGCTCGACGGCTCGTCCAACATCGATGTGAACATCTCGGTCGGCACCATCTTCTCGGTGCTGCGCTTCCCCGAAGGTTCGACCGAGCCGACCGAGCAGAGCTTCCTGCAGCAGGGCAAGGAGCAGGTGGCGGCCGGTTACGCGGTCTATGGCCCCTCCACCCAGCTGGTGCTGACGGTCGGCAACGGCGTGCACGGCTTCACGCTGGACCGCGAGATGGGGAGCTTCATCTACACCCATCCGTTCATGACGGTGCCGGAAGATACGCAGGAGTTCGCCATCAACGCGTCGAACGCGCGCTTCTGGGAAGCGCCGGTGAAGCGCTATGTCGACGAGATGCAGGCCGGCAAGACCGGGCCGCGCGGCAAGGATTTCAACATGCGCTGGGTGGCCTCGATGGTGGCCGACGTGCACCGCATCCTCACCCGCGGCGGCGTCTTCATGTACCCGATGGACGAGAAGTGTCGCGCCCAGGGCGGCAAGCTGCGCCTGATGTACGAAGCCAATCCGATGGCGATGCTGATCGAGCAGGCCGGCGGTGCGGCCACCACCGGGCGTGAGCGCATCCTCGACGTGGTACCGACCAAGTTGCACCAGCGCGTGCCCGTCATCCTCGGTTCGAAGAACGAGGTGGAGCGCGTCACCGGCTATCACCGGGAGTCCTGA
- a CDS encoding autotransporter assembly complex family protein, giving the protein MSAAAGRLLRLGAGLLLALACAAHAEDGLEVELQVPDVLRPLLEQHLRILREARALPEEAADRSALARRTRREVADLLATEGYFSPTIRLDRSEAPRWRLIVEPGTRAVIGGVDIAFEGGIAGDPSAGERVAELRRQWALPSGSPFRQADWDAAKQGLIDEVGRRRYAAARIVASRAEVDPAAASVRLSVTVDSGPPFRLGALQVSGIEHLPADLVAHYSTLEPGSDYDRDALLAFQTALQNAPHFASVVVDVEHDPALAAAVPVRVQVAEALPRRVGFGAGFSSNTGYRVEANYRDANLFARGWELSSGLRLEQRRQAAYADVFLPPERARHRDSVGALVERSDLEGLKLATQAVGVARSTLRGDIETQIALRFQHEEVRPDGARATEHDTFTANWTWTRRAVDNLLDPRHGYVLEFQLGGGTSIALAEQDFVRLYTRYVHYQQVGETDTLILRAEGGATLAPSRDGIPQDFLFRTGGAQTVRGYAYQSLGVREGDATVGGRYLAVASAEYVRWFRPDWGTAFFIDSGDAADARADFRLRTGYGVGARWRSPAGPLAADLAWSQDERRLRLHFGVAIAF; this is encoded by the coding sequence GTGTCGGCTGCAGCGGGCCGACTGCTGCGGCTGGGCGCCGGCCTGTTGCTGGCGCTGGCCTGCGCCGCACACGCCGAGGATGGGCTCGAGGTCGAACTGCAGGTGCCGGACGTGCTGCGGCCGCTGCTCGAACAGCATCTGCGCATCCTGCGCGAGGCGCGCGCGCTGCCCGAGGAAGCGGCCGACCGCAGCGCGCTGGCGCGGCGCACGCGACGCGAGGTGGCCGACCTGCTTGCCACCGAAGGCTATTTCTCGCCGACGATACGGCTCGACCGCAGCGAAGCACCGCGCTGGCGACTGATCGTCGAGCCCGGCACGCGGGCGGTGATTGGCGGCGTGGACATCGCTTTCGAGGGCGGGATCGCCGGCGATCCGTCGGCTGGCGAACGCGTCGCCGAATTGCGCCGCCAGTGGGCCTTGCCGAGTGGCTCGCCGTTCCGGCAGGCGGATTGGGATGCGGCCAAACAAGGCCTGATCGACGAGGTCGGTCGCCGGCGCTACGCCGCGGCGCGCATTGTCGCCAGCCGAGCCGAGGTCGATCCGGCGGCAGCGAGCGTGCGGCTGTCGGTTACGGTGGACAGCGGGCCGCCCTTCCGGTTGGGGGCGTTGCAGGTAAGCGGCATCGAGCATCTGCCGGCCGATCTCGTCGCCCACTACAGCACGCTCGAGCCGGGATCGGACTACGACCGCGACGCCCTGCTCGCTTTCCAGACTGCGCTGCAGAACGCGCCGCACTTTGCCTCGGTGGTGGTGGATGTCGAGCACGATCCGGCGCTGGCGGCCGCGGTACCGGTACGGGTGCAGGTTGCTGAGGCGCTGCCGCGGCGGGTTGGCTTCGGGGCCGGCTTTTCCAGCAATACCGGCTACCGCGTCGAGGCGAACTACCGCGATGCCAACCTGTTCGCACGCGGGTGGGAGCTGTCGTCCGGCCTGCGGCTGGAGCAGCGCCGCCAGGCCGCGTATGCGGACGTCTTTCTGCCGCCGGAGCGGGCACGACACCGCGACAGCGTCGGGGCTCTGGTGGAGCGCAGCGACCTCGAAGGACTCAAGCTGGCGACGCAGGCAGTCGGCGTTGCCCGCAGTACCCTGCGTGGCGATATCGAGACCCAGATCGCGCTGCGCTTTCAGCATGAGGAAGTGCGCCCGGACGGCGCCCGAGCGACCGAGCACGACACCTTCACCGCCAACTGGACCTGGACCCGGCGCGCGGTCGACAATCTGCTCGACCCGCGCCATGGCTACGTGCTCGAGTTCCAGCTCGGTGGCGGCACCAGCATCGCCCTGGCCGAGCAGGATTTCGTCCGTCTCTATACGCGCTACGTCCATTACCAGCAGGTGGGCGAAACGGACACCCTGATCCTGCGCGCCGAGGGGGGCGCAACGCTGGCGCCCAGCCGCGACGGCATTCCGCAGGATTTCCTTTTCCGCACCGGCGGTGCGCAGACGGTGCGCGGCTATGCCTATCAGAGCCTCGGCGTGCGCGAGGGCGACGCCACCGTGGGTGGCCGCTACCTGGCGGTGGCGAGCGCCGAGTACGTGCGCTGGTTCCGCCCCGACTGGGGCACCGCCTTCTTCATCGACAGCGGCGACGCCGCCGATGCGCGTGCGGACTTCCGCCTTCGCACTGGCTACGGGGTCGGCGCACGCTGGCGCAGCCCGGCCGGGCCGCTCGCAGCGGACCTCGCCTGGTCGCAGGACGAGCGCCGGCTGCGCTTGCATTTCGGCGTGGCAATTGCGTTCTGA
- a CDS encoding ABC transporter substrate-binding protein, giving the protein MSLSKPYVAILGALALSISLVAPVAAQQKSVAVTAIVEHPALDAVRDGVKDALAKAGYEEGKNLKWQYQSAQGNTGTAAQIARKFVGDQPDAIVAIATPSAQAVVAATKQLPVIYSGVTDPVAAQLVPSMAPSGSNVTGVSDVLSLDKQVELIRKVVPNAKRVGMVYNPGEANSVVVVKALREMLPTHGMSLVEAAAPRTVDVGSAARSLIGKVDVIYTNTDNNVVSAYESLVKVGNDAKIPLVASDTDSVKRGAIAALGINYRDLGEQTGRMVVRILKGEQPGSIASETSSKLELYVNPAAAKKQGVTLADALLKSATKIVE; this is encoded by the coding sequence ATGTCGCTTTCCAAGCCCTACGTTGCCATCCTGGGCGCGCTGGCATTGTCGATATCGCTGGTGGCCCCGGTTGCAGCCCAACAGAAATCGGTCGCGGTGACCGCCATCGTCGAACATCCGGCGCTCGACGCGGTGCGCGACGGCGTCAAGGATGCGCTCGCCAAGGCGGGCTACGAGGAAGGAAAGAACCTGAAGTGGCAGTACCAGAGCGCGCAGGGCAATACCGGCACGGCGGCGCAGATCGCGCGCAAGTTCGTCGGCGACCAGCCGGACGCCATCGTGGCCATCGCGACCCCCTCGGCGCAGGCGGTGGTGGCGGCGACCAAGCAGCTGCCGGTGATCTACTCCGGCGTGACCGATCCGGTGGCCGCGCAGCTGGTGCCGAGCATGGCGCCGTCGGGCAGCAACGTCACCGGCGTGTCCGATGTGCTGTCGCTCGACAAGCAGGTGGAGCTGATCCGCAAGGTGGTGCCCAATGCCAAGCGCGTCGGCATGGTCTACAACCCGGGCGAGGCCAACTCGGTGGTGGTGGTGAAGGCGCTGCGCGAGATGTTGCCGACCCACGGGATGAGCCTGGTGGAGGCCGCCGCGCCGCGCACGGTGGACGTCGGCTCGGCCGCGCGCAGCCTGATCGGCAAGGTCGATGTCATCTACACGAACACCGACAACAACGTGGTGTCCGCCTACGAGTCGCTGGTGAAGGTGGGCAACGACGCCAAGATCCCGCTGGTCGCGTCCGACACCGACAGCGTCAAGCGCGGTGCGATCGCGGCGCTCGGCATCAATTACCGCGATCTCGGCGAACAGACCGGCCGCATGGTAGTGCGCATCCTCAAGGGCGAGCAGCCCGGCAGCATCGCCTCGGAGACCAGTTCCAAGCTGGAGCTCTACGTCAATCCGGCGGCAGCGAAAAAGCAGGGCGTGACGCTTGCCGATGCCCTGCTGAAGTCGGCCACCAAGATCGTCGAGTAA
- a CDS encoding ABC transporter permease → MSLYSLLGALEIGLIFSLVALAVLISFRLLRFPDLTVDGSFPLGGAVAATMIAAGHDPFTATVVATIAGAAAGLVTGWLNVRLRIMDLLASILMMIALYSINLRVMGKPNVPLITEPTVFTVLQMESVADYVFRPLLLIGVVVVTKLALDWFFTTQIGLGMRSTGSNPRMARSQGVNTGWMILGGMALSNALVGMAGALFAQTQGGADISMGVGTIVIGLAAVIVGESILPSRKLFFATLAVIVGAIVYRFFIALALNSDFIGLQAQDLNLVTAVLVTVALVLPMLKRRWSGRKGV, encoded by the coding sequence ATGTCGCTCTATTCCTTGCTCGGCGCGCTCGAGATCGGGCTGATCTTCAGCCTGGTGGCGCTCGCGGTGTTGATTTCCTTCCGCCTGCTGCGCTTTCCCGACCTGACGGTCGACGGCAGCTTTCCGCTCGGCGGCGCGGTTGCGGCGACCATGATCGCGGCCGGCCACGATCCCTTCACGGCCACCGTGGTGGCGACCATCGCCGGCGCCGCGGCGGGCCTCGTGACGGGCTGGCTGAACGTGCGCCTGCGCATCATGGATCTGCTGGCCAGCATCCTGATGATGATCGCGCTCTATTCGATCAATCTGCGCGTCATGGGTAAGCCCAACGTGCCGCTGATCACCGAGCCTACGGTGTTCACCGTCCTGCAGATGGAGTCCGTCGCCGACTACGTGTTCCGCCCGCTGCTGCTGATCGGGGTGGTGGTGGTGACCAAGCTCGCGCTGGACTGGTTTTTCACCACCCAGATCGGCCTCGGCATGCGTTCGACCGGGTCCAATCCGCGCATGGCGCGCTCGCAGGGCGTCAATACCGGCTGGATGATCCTGGGCGGCATGGCTCTGTCGAACGCGCTGGTCGGCATGGCAGGCGCGCTCTTCGCGCAGACGCAGGGTGGCGCCGATATCTCGATGGGGGTGGGCACCATCGTCATCGGCCTGGCCGCGGTCATCGTGGGCGAGAGCATCCTGCCCTCGCGCAAGCTCTTCTTCGCCACGCTGGCCGTCATCGTCGGCGCCATCGTGTACCGCTTCTTCATCGCGCTCGCGCTCAACAGCGATTTCATCGGCCTGCAGGCCCAGGATCTCAACCTGGTCACCGCCGTGCTGGTGACGGTGGCACTGGTGCTGCCGATGCTCAAGCGCCGCTGGTCCGGCCGCAAGGGAGTCTGA
- a CDS encoding ABC transporter ATP-binding protein, translating to MLRATDLHITFNAGTPIETRALRGMTLEIPSAQFVTVIGSNGAGKSTFLNAVSGDMAVDSGRIEIDGVDVTRQPVWERASRVARVFQDPMAGTCEDLTIEENMALADLRGGRRGFGRAVKAARREEYRAHLATLGLGLENRLADRIGLLSGGQRQAVSLLMAALQPSRILLLDEHTAALDPRTADFVIQLTARIVAEHKLTTMMVTHSMRQALDVGERTVMLHQGRVVLDVSGKEREGLDVPDLLAMFERVRGEKLDDDALLLG from the coding sequence ATGCTGCGCGCAACCGACCTCCACATTACCTTCAACGCCGGCACGCCCATCGAGACCCGTGCGCTGCGCGGGATGACGCTGGAAATCCCGAGCGCTCAGTTCGTCACCGTGATCGGCTCCAATGGCGCTGGAAAATCGACCTTCCTCAACGCCGTGTCGGGCGACATGGCGGTCGACAGCGGCCGCATCGAGATCGACGGTGTCGATGTCACCCGGCAGCCGGTGTGGGAGCGCGCCAGCCGCGTCGCGCGCGTGTTCCAAGACCCGATGGCGGGCACCTGCGAAGACCTCACCATCGAGGAGAACATGGCGCTCGCAGACCTGCGCGGCGGCCGGCGCGGCTTTGGTCGCGCGGTGAAGGCGGCGCGGCGCGAGGAATACCGCGCCCACCTCGCGACCCTCGGCCTCGGCCTGGAGAACCGCCTGGCAGACCGCATCGGACTGTTGTCCGGCGGCCAGCGTCAGGCGGTCAGCCTGCTGATGGCGGCGTTGCAGCCGTCGCGCATCCTGCTGCTCGACGAGCACACCGCGGCGCTCGACCCGCGCACGGCCGACTTCGTGATCCAGCTCACTGCCCGCATCGTCGCCGAGCACAAGCTGACGACCATGATGGTCACGCACAGCATGCGGCAGGCGCTGGACGTGGGCGAACGTACCGTGATGCTGCACCAGGGCAGGGTGGTGCTGGACGTTTCCGGCAAGGAGCGGGAAGGTCTGGATGTGCCTGATCTGCTGGCGATGTTCGAGCGGGTGCGTGGCGAAAAGCTGGACGACGACGCACTGCTGCTGGGCTGA
- the groES gene encoding co-chaperone GroES produces the protein MKIRPLHDRVIVKRLEAERKTASGIVIPDSAGEKPDQGEVLAVGNGKILDDGKVRPMAVKAGDKVLFGKYAGQSVKVEGEELLVMREEDIMGVVEA, from the coding sequence ATGAAGATTCGTCCCTTGCATGATCGCGTGATCGTCAAGCGTCTGGAAGCCGAGCGCAAGACCGCCAGCGGCATCGTGATCCCCGACTCCGCGGGCGAAAAGCCCGACCAGGGCGAAGTCCTGGCGGTCGGCAACGGCAAGATCCTGGACGACGGCAAGGTCCGCCCGATGGCCGTCAAGGCCGGCGACAAGGTGCTGTTCGGCAAGTACGCCGGCCAGTCCGTGAAGGTCGAGGGCGAAGAGCTGCTCGTCATGCGCGAAGAAGACATCATGGGTGTGGTCGAGGCCTGA
- the groL gene encoding chaperonin GroEL (60 kDa chaperone family; promotes refolding of misfolded polypeptides especially under stressful conditions; forms two stacked rings of heptamers to form a barrel-shaped 14mer; ends can be capped by GroES; misfolded proteins enter the barrel where they are refolded when GroES binds), translated as MAAKEVKFGDSARERMVAGVNVLANAVKVTLGPKGRNVVLERSFGAPTVTKDGVSVAKEIELKDKFENMGAQMVKEVASKTSDIAGDGTTTATVLAQSIVREGMKFVAAGMNPMDLKRGIDKAVIATIEELKKISKPCSTNKEIAQVGSISANSDADIGGIIAQAMEKVGKEGVITVEDGKSLQNELDVVEGMQFDRGYLSPYFINNPDKQVAILDNPFVLLFDKKISNIRDLLPVLEQVAKAGRPLLIIAEDVDGEALATLVVNNIRGILKTCAVKAPGFGDRRKAMLEDIAILTGGQVIAEEVGLTLEKATLQDLGQAKRIEIGKENTIIIDGAGEASRIEARVKQIRVQIEEATSDYDREKLQERVAKLAGGVAVIKVGAATEVEMKEKKARVEDALHATRAAVEEGIVPGGGVALLRARANLAGLKGDNHDQDAGIKIVLRAMEQPLREIVANAGDEASVVVNKVVEGSGNFGYNAASGEYGDMVEMGVLDPTKVTRTALQNAASVASLMLTTDCMVGELAEDKPAGGMPGMGGMGGMGGMDMGM; from the coding sequence ATGGCTGCTAAAGAAGTCAAGTTTGGCGATTCCGCCCGCGAGCGCATGGTTGCCGGCGTCAATGTGCTGGCCAACGCCGTCAAGGTGACCCTGGGCCCGAAGGGCCGCAACGTGGTGCTCGAGCGCTCCTTCGGCGCCCCGACCGTGACCAAGGACGGCGTCTCCGTCGCCAAGGAAATCGAACTGAAGGACAAGTTCGAGAACATGGGCGCCCAGATGGTGAAGGAAGTCGCCTCCAAGACCTCCGACATCGCCGGTGACGGCACCACCACCGCCACCGTGCTGGCTCAGTCCATCGTCCGCGAAGGCATGAAGTTCGTCGCCGCCGGCATGAACCCGATGGATCTGAAGCGCGGCATCGACAAGGCCGTGATCGCCACCATCGAAGAGCTGAAGAAGATCTCCAAGCCCTGCTCGACCAACAAGGAAATCGCCCAGGTCGGTTCGATCTCGGCCAACTCCGACGCCGATATCGGCGGCATCATCGCCCAGGCGATGGAGAAGGTCGGCAAGGAAGGCGTCATCACCGTCGAAGACGGCAAGTCGCTGCAGAACGAGCTCGACGTCGTCGAAGGCATGCAGTTCGACCGCGGCTACCTGTCGCCCTACTTCATCAACAACCCGGATAAGCAGGTTGCCATCCTCGACAACCCCTTCGTCCTGCTGTTCGACAAGAAGATCTCCAACATCCGCGACCTGCTGCCGGTGCTGGAGCAAGTTGCCAAGGCCGGCCGTCCGCTGCTGATCATCGCCGAAGACGTCGATGGCGAAGCGCTCGCCACCCTGGTGGTGAACAACATCCGCGGCATCCTCAAGACCTGCGCCGTCAAGGCGCCGGGCTTCGGCGACCGTCGCAAGGCCATGCTGGAAGACATCGCCATCCTGACCGGCGGCCAGGTGATCGCCGAAGAAGTCGGCCTGACCCTCGAAAAGGCCACCCTGCAGGACCTCGGCCAGGCCAAGCGCATCGAGATCGGCAAGGAAAACACCATCATCATCGACGGCGCCGGCGAAGCCTCGCGTATCGAAGCCCGCGTCAAGCAGATCCGCGTGCAGATCGAGGAAGCGACCTCCGACTACGACCGTGAAAAGCTGCAAGAGCGCGTGGCCAAGCTGGCCGGCGGCGTTGCGGTGATCAAGGTCGGCGCCGCCACCGAAGTCGAGATGAAGGAAAAGAAGGCTCGCGTGGAAGACGCCCTGCACGCTACCCGCGCTGCGGTGGAAGAAGGCATCGTCCCCGGCGGCGGCGTTGCGCTGCTGCGTGCCCGGGCCAATCTGGCCGGTCTCAAGGGCGACAACCACGACCAGGACGCCGGCATCAAGATCGTGCTGCGCGCGATGGAGCAGCCGCTGCGTGAAATCGTTGCCAACGCCGGCGACGAAGCTTCCGTGGTGGTGAACAAGGTTGTCGAGGGTTCGGGCAACTTCGGCTACAACGCTGCTTCCGGCGAGTACGGCGACATGGTCGAGATGGGCGTGCTGGACCCGACCAAGGTGACCCGCACCGCGCTGCAGAACGCCGCGTCGGTCGCCAGCCTGATGCTCACCACCGACTGCATGGTCGGCGAGCTGGCCGAAGACAAGCCGGCCGGCGGAATGCCGGGCATGGGCGGCATGGGTGGCATGGGCGGTATGGACATGGGCATGTAA
- a CDS encoding response regulator transcription factor produces the protein MRILLAEDDPVIADGIVRALKRSGYAVDHVGNGAEADAALASQPYDLLILDLGLPKLPGIEVLKRVRARKSALPVLILTAQDGVEDRVRGLDAGADDYLTKPFALPELEARVRALTRRGTGQPRCIEVGNLSYDQADRVVKIGGQVVELSAREIGLLEVFILRVGRLVSKDQLVDHLCGWGEEVSSNAIEVYVHRLRKKLEASGVRIVTVRGLGYCLENPDAVQAAKG, from the coding sequence ATGCGCATCCTTCTGGCGGAAGACGATCCGGTCATCGCCGACGGCATCGTCAGGGCGCTCAAGCGTAGCGGTTATGCGGTGGACCATGTCGGCAACGGCGCCGAAGCGGACGCGGCGCTGGCGTCCCAGCCCTACGATCTGCTGATACTCGACCTCGGCTTGCCCAAACTACCGGGCATCGAGGTGCTGAAGCGGGTGCGGGCGCGGAAGTCCGCGCTGCCGGTGTTGATCCTCACCGCGCAGGACGGCGTCGAGGACCGTGTGCGCGGCCTGGACGCGGGGGCCGATGACTACCTCACCAAGCCCTTTGCGCTGCCCGAACTCGAAGCCAGGGTGAGGGCGCTGACGCGCCGCGGCACTGGCCAGCCGCGCTGTATCGAGGTGGGGAATCTCAGCTACGACCAGGCCGACCGGGTGGTCAAGATCGGTGGTCAGGTGGTGGAGCTCTCGGCACGCGAGATCGGTCTGCTCGAAGTTTTCATCCTCCGCGTCGGTCGCCTGGTCAGCAAGGATCAGCTGGTCGATCACCTTTGCGGCTGGGGCGAAGAGGTGTCGAGCAATGCCATCGAAGTCTACGTGCACCGGCTGCGCAAGAAGCTGGAAGCGAGCGGTGTGCGCATCGTGACCGTACGCGGGCTTGGATACTGCCTGGAAAACCCGGATGCTGTCCAGGCGGCGAAAGGCTGA